A section of the Saccharopolyspora gregorii genome encodes:
- the ispG gene encoding flavodoxin-dependent (E)-4-hydroxy-3-methylbut-2-enyl-diphosphate synthase: MTVDLGMPAAPAPTLGERRKTRQLQVGAVGVGSDHPISVQSMTTTNTADINGTLQQIAELTASGCDIVRVACPSADDAEALPAIAQKSKIPVIADIHFQPKYVFAAIEAGCAAVRVNPGNIRKFDDQVKEIAQAAKDHGTPIRIGVNAGSLDPRLMKKYGKAVPEALAESAMWEAGLFAEHDFHDIKISVKHNDPVVMVRAYEILAEQCDYPLHLGVTEAGPAFQGTIKSAVAFGSLLRQGIGDTIRVSLSAPPVEEIKVGTQILQSLNLRPRKLEIVSCPSCGRAQVDVYTLAEEVTAGLEGMEVPLRVAVMGCVVNGPGEAREADLGVASGNGKGQIFVKGEVIKTVPEAKIVETLIEEAMRIAETMEGAEDQGEGAPVVTVG, translated from the coding sequence ATGACCGTCGATCTGGGCATGCCCGCAGCACCCGCCCCGACACTGGGCGAACGGCGCAAGACCCGGCAACTGCAGGTCGGTGCGGTCGGAGTGGGCAGCGACCACCCCATCTCCGTGCAGAGCATGACCACCACCAACACCGCCGACATCAACGGCACGCTGCAGCAGATCGCGGAGCTCACCGCGTCCGGCTGCGACATCGTGCGGGTGGCCTGCCCGAGCGCCGACGACGCGGAAGCCCTGCCCGCGATCGCGCAGAAGTCCAAGATCCCGGTGATCGCCGACATCCACTTCCAGCCGAAGTACGTGTTCGCGGCCATCGAAGCGGGCTGCGCGGCCGTCCGGGTCAACCCGGGCAACATCCGCAAGTTCGACGACCAGGTCAAGGAGATCGCGCAGGCCGCCAAGGACCACGGCACGCCGATCCGGATCGGCGTCAACGCCGGTTCCCTCGACCCGCGGCTGATGAAGAAGTACGGCAAGGCCGTGCCGGAGGCGCTGGCCGAATCGGCCATGTGGGAAGCGGGCCTGTTCGCCGAGCACGACTTCCACGACATCAAGATCTCGGTGAAGCACAACGACCCGGTCGTGATGGTGCGCGCCTACGAGATCCTCGCCGAGCAGTGCGACTACCCGCTGCACCTCGGCGTCACCGAGGCCGGTCCCGCGTTCCAGGGCACGATCAAGTCGGCGGTCGCGTTCGGCTCGCTGCTGCGCCAGGGCATCGGGGACACGATCCGCGTCTCGTTGTCCGCGCCGCCGGTCGAGGAGATCAAGGTCGGCACCCAGATCCTGCAGTCGCTGAACCTGCGCCCGCGCAAGCTGGAGATCGTCTCCTGCCCGTCCTGCGGTCGCGCCCAGGTCGACGTCTACACCCTCGCCGAGGAGGTCACCGCCGGGCTGGAGGGCATGGAGGTGCCGCTGCGCGTCGCCGTCATGGGCTGCGTCGTGAACGGCCCCGGCGAGGCCCGGGAAGCCGACCTCGGCGTCGCCTCCGGCAACGGCAAGGGCCAGATCTTCGTCAAGGGCGAGGTCATCAAGACCGTGCCCGAGGCCAAGATCGTGGAGACGCTGATCGAGGAGGCCATGCGCATCGCCGAGACGATGGAGGGCGCCGAGGATCAGGGCGAGGGCGCCCCCGTCGTCACCGTCGGCTGA